From Miscanthus floridulus cultivar M001 chromosome 15, ASM1932011v1, whole genome shotgun sequence, the proteins below share one genomic window:
- the LOC136507150 gene encoding protein FAR1-RELATED SEQUENCE 5-like has protein sequence MKKKDISNFRTKINREIKASDMTKVLDYFRKRQTEDPSFFYKLDLDEERRVRNLFWADGCSIEYYKEYGECISFDTTFMTNRYNLPFSPFVGIMGHAQSCLFGCTFLHDETIETFLWVFETFLEAMGGKHPVTVITDQDKAMKSAIQLVFSNATHRNCLFHIKSKCYNRNTKVFSQHEGLYEDFEDIINNSLIIEEFETLWVKMIEDKNLQNNKYMTKMWQTRHRFIPVYFKHDFFPFIQTTSRSESMNSRMKDNVGPTYSMMGFIREYDRVIETINKNERLEESYSNQKTPKEFIFGYTIEQQAAELYNQNIFRKFQVQLKGTARLSYKETEEGKTFEVWPKSNQIHNVHRIRRYTVQTDLIEGNEEFSCICAKFSKDGILCSHILKVIIEKEISTILEKYIKDRWRKKSTRVHVRREQEETLATSALLRFNVLSRKSAILNSKGSKTEKSMEYLLSKFSKLDVKLDVLFGTQQTIDGNNQQQGHEEGHSRQQEQVMEDGYSMVDLEESDESETDIQDPERIKTKGRLEIPKRFRTRIEYFERKRLEQEKKKKAAEEKKKAAKERKKATEERKKATAERKMAAAQRKMVATERKKNKKPKDKDSTAGSLVKPQKKRRKETTAAPTEPSSS, from the exons atgaagaagaaggacatcagCAACTTCAGGACAAAAATCAACAGAGAGATCAAGGCCTCAGACATGACAAAGGTGCTGGATTACTTTAGAAAGAGGCAGACTGAAGACCCGTCCTTCTTCTACAAGCTAGACCTGGATGAAGAAAGGAGAGTCAGAAACCTATTTTGGGCAGACGGTTGCTCAATCGAGTATTACAAAGAGTATGGTGAATGTATAAGCTTCGACACCACCTTCATGACAAACAGATACAACCTTCCCTTCTCTCCATTCGTGGGCATAATGGGGCACGCACAAAGTTGTTTGTTTGGCTGCACCTTCCTGCATGATGAGACAATAGAAACTTTTCTGTGGGTCTTTGAAACATTCTTGGAAGCGATGGGAGGGAAGCACCCAGTGACGGTAATAACTGACCAGGACAAAGCGATGAAATCTGCAATTCAGCTAGTATTTAGCAATGCAACTCACAGAAACTGCCTGTTCCATATCAAGAGCAAGTGTTACAACAGAAACACAAAGGTCTTCTCACAACATGAAGGCCTATATGAGGATTTTGAGGATATAATAAACAATAGCCTCATAATTGAAGAGTTTGAAACCTTGTGGGTGAAGATGATCGAAGACAAGAATCTGCAGAATAACAAGTACATGACTAAAATGTGGCAAACGAGGCACAGGTTCATTCCTGTCTACTTCAAGCATGACTTCTTCCCATTCATCCAAACCACATCCAGAAGCGAGTCCATGAACTCGAGGATGAAGGACAATGTTGGGCCGACATATAGCATGATGGGCTTCATACGAGAATACGACCGTGTCATTGAAACAATCAACAAAAACGAGAGGCTAGAAGAAAGCTACAGCAACCAGAAAACACCCAAGGAATTTATTTTTGGGTACACAATTGAACAACAAGCTGCTGAGCTGTACAACCAGAACATATTCAGGAAGTTCCAGGTACAGCTGAAGGGAACAGCAAGGTTAAGCTACAAGGAGACTGAGGAAGGGAAAACTTTTGAGGTCTGGCCCAAGAGCAACCAAATCCACAATGTGCACAGAATCAGGAGATATACAGTTCAGACTGATCTGATAGAGGGAAATGAAGAATTCAGCTGCATCTGTGCAAAGTTCAGCAAAGATGGAATTCTTTGCTCACATATCCTAAAAGTGATCATTGAGAAGGAAATAAGCACAATTCTAGAAAAATACATAAAGGATAGGTGGAGAAAGAAGAGCACAAGAGTGCATGTTAGAAGAGAGCAAGAGGAGACCCTTGCAACAAGTGCATTGCTGAGGTTCAATGTGCTGTCCAGGAAGTCAGCAATCCTGAATTCAAAAGGATCAAAAACTGAGAAATCAATGGAGTACCTCTTGTCCAAGTTCAGCAAGCTGGATGTCAAACTGGATGTGCTTTTTGGCACCCAGCAGACAATTGATGGTAACAATCAGCAACAAGGTCATGAGGAAGGACACAGCAGGCAACAAGAACAAGTGATGGAAGATGGCTACAGTATGGTGGATCTAGAAGAAAGTGATGAATCAGAGACAGACATTCAGGACCCAGAAAGAATAAAGACAAAGGGAAGGCTAGAAATCCCAAAGAGATTCAGGACAAGAATAGAATATTTTGAGAGGAAAAGGTTGgagcaagagaagaagaagaaggcagctgaagaaaagaagaaggcagCTAAAGAAAGGAAGAAGGCGactgaagaaagaaagaaggcgaCCGCAGAAAGAAAGATGGCAGCTGCGCAAAGAAAGATGGTGGCtacagaaagaaagaaaaacaagaaacccaaagacaaGGACAGTACAGCAG GATCCCTAGTGAAGCCtcagaaaaagagaagaaaggagacAACAGCAGCTCCAACAGAACCAAGTTCATCATGA